In one Aquabacterium sp. OR-4 genomic region, the following are encoded:
- a CDS encoding efflux RND transporter permease subunit, with translation MNTTPTAGTEPARFNISRWALEHPDLTRYLLVVMLLLGFAAYFQLGQDEDPPFTFRTMVVQAYWPGATAQQVAEQVTDKIERTLQEVPHADIIRSYTKPGESLTLLNVKDSAPPKEVSNTWYQVRKRIGDMRSTLPQGVIGPVFNDDFGDVYGSIFALSADGFSNEELRVFAESLRSQLLQVPDVAKVELFGVQAEKIFIEIPGKRLAQLGLDMNAVLAQLAAQNAVEGAGLLDAGSQNLQVRVAGAFGSVAELQRFPIRGVNAATGQASTLRLGDIAEIRRATIDPPAVKVRHQGKPVIALGVSMAKGGDIVALGKALRARAEAIRADLPAGITLEQVQDQPSAVTRSVSEFIRVLVEAVVVVLAVSFISLGLHTKPLRIDVRPGLVVGITIPLVLAITFVTMYYWGVGLHKISLGSLIIALGLLVDDAIIAVEMMVRKMEEGYDKLRAATFAYEVTSMPMLTGTLITAAGFLPIGLAKSTTGEYTFAIFAVTSAALVISWLVSVYFVPYLGAWLLKVKPQVDGEAHELFDTPFYNRFRRLVNACVRHRWITLLITVALFGAGIVGMGKVQQQFFPDSSRPEILVDLWLPEGSTQRETEGVARRFEARMQAEPAMESVTTWVGSGVPRFYLPLEQLFPQTNVAQLILLPKDLAAREQLRKTLPALLAAEFPEVRARVKLLPNGPPVAYPVQFRVMGPDAVQVRRYADQVRSVLAAHPSMRGVNDNWNESIKAIRLDIDQDKARALGVTSQSIAQGSKAVFSGATVGQYREGDKLVDIVLRQPADERNAITDLGNAYVPTASGKAVPLTQVAQIGFAFEPGVMWRENRRYAITVQGDVIEGVQGPTVTKVVWPQLAELRKQMPPEYEVRIAGTQEESSKGQGSIAAGLPVMLFIIFTLLMLQLHSFSRAMLVFLTGPLGIAGVAGALMLFDRPFGFVALLGVIALSGMIMRNSVILIDQIEHDRARGVPAWHAVVEAAVRRFRPIVLTAAAAVLAMIPLTRSVFWGPMAVAIMGGLIVATALTLLALPAMYAAWFRVRQPVPGHAPVSAALPPG, from the coding sequence ATGAACACCACGCCGACCGCGGGCACCGAGCCCGCCCGCTTCAACATCTCGCGCTGGGCGCTGGAGCATCCCGACCTCACCCGCTACCTGCTGGTGGTGATGCTGCTGCTGGGCTTTGCCGCTTACTTCCAGCTGGGCCAGGACGAAGACCCGCCGTTCACCTTCCGGACCATGGTGGTGCAGGCCTACTGGCCCGGGGCCACCGCGCAGCAGGTGGCCGAGCAGGTCACCGACAAGATCGAGCGCACGCTGCAGGAGGTGCCGCATGCCGACATCATCCGCAGCTACACCAAGCCTGGTGAATCGCTGACGCTGCTGAACGTGAAGGACAGCGCGCCGCCCAAGGAGGTGAGCAACACCTGGTACCAGGTGCGCAAACGCATCGGCGACATGCGCAGCACGCTGCCGCAGGGCGTCATCGGGCCGGTGTTCAACGACGACTTCGGCGATGTCTACGGCTCGATCTTCGCGCTGTCGGCCGATGGCTTCTCGAACGAGGAGCTGCGCGTCTTCGCCGAGAGCCTGCGCTCGCAGCTGCTGCAGGTGCCCGACGTGGCCAAGGTCGAGCTGTTCGGCGTGCAGGCCGAAAAGATTTTCATCGAGATCCCCGGCAAGCGCCTGGCCCAGCTGGGCCTGGACATGAATGCCGTCCTGGCCCAGCTGGCCGCGCAAAACGCGGTGGAAGGCGCCGGCCTGCTCGACGCCGGCAGCCAGAACCTGCAGGTGCGCGTGGCCGGCGCCTTTGGTTCGGTGGCCGAGCTGCAGCGCTTTCCGATCCGCGGCGTGAACGCCGCCACCGGCCAGGCCAGCACCCTCCGGCTCGGCGACATTGCCGAGATCCGCCGCGCCACCATCGACCCGCCGGCGGTGAAGGTGCGCCACCAGGGCAAGCCGGTGATCGCGCTCGGCGTGTCGATGGCCAAGGGCGGTGACATCGTGGCCCTGGGCAAGGCCTTGCGGGCGCGGGCCGAGGCCATTCGCGCCGACCTGCCGGCCGGCATCACGCTCGAGCAGGTGCAGGACCAGCCCAGCGCCGTGACGCGCTCGGTCAGCGAGTTCATCCGCGTGCTGGTCGAGGCCGTGGTGGTGGTGCTGGCGGTCAGCTTCATCAGCCTGGGCCTGCACACCAAGCCGCTGCGCATCGACGTGCGCCCCGGCCTGGTGGTGGGCATCACCATCCCGCTGGTGCTGGCCATCACCTTCGTCACCATGTACTACTGGGGCGTGGGCCTGCACAAGATCTCGCTGGGCTCGCTGATCATCGCGCTGGGCCTGCTGGTGGACGACGCCATCATTGCGGTCGAGATGATGGTGCGCAAGATGGAGGAGGGCTACGACAAGCTGCGCGCCGCCACCTTTGCCTACGAGGTGACCAGCATGCCCATGCTGACCGGCACGCTGATCACCGCGGCCGGCTTCCTGCCCATCGGCCTGGCCAAGTCGACCACCGGCGAATACACCTTCGCGATCTTTGCCGTCACCTCGGCCGCGCTGGTGATCTCGTGGCTGGTGTCGGTGTACTTCGTGCCCTACCTCGGGGCCTGGCTGCTGAAGGTCAAGCCGCAGGTCGACGGCGAGGCCCACGAGCTTTTCGACACGCCCTTCTACAACCGCTTCAGGCGCCTGGTGAACGCCTGCGTCCGGCACCGCTGGATCACGCTGCTCATCACCGTGGCGCTGTTCGGCGCCGGCATCGTGGGCATGGGCAAGGTGCAGCAGCAGTTCTTCCCCGATTCAAGCCGGCCGGAGATCCTGGTCGACCTGTGGCTGCCCGAAGGCAGCACGCAGCGCGAGACCGAAGGCGTGGCGCGCCGCTTCGAGGCCCGCATGCAGGCCGAGCCGGCGATGGAATCGGTGACCACCTGGGTGGGCAGCGGCGTGCCGCGTTTCTACCTGCCGCTGGAGCAGCTGTTTCCGCAGACCAACGTGGCCCAGCTGATCCTGCTGCCCAAGGACCTGGCGGCGCGCGAGCAACTGCGCAAGACCCTGCCAGCCCTGCTGGCGGCCGAGTTTCCCGAGGTGCGGGCGCGGGTCAAGCTGCTGCCCAACGGCCCGCCGGTGGCCTACCCGGTGCAGTTTCGGGTGATGGGCCCCGATGCGGTGCAGGTGCGGCGCTATGCCGACCAGGTGCGCAGCGTGCTTGCGGCGCATCCGTCGATGCGCGGCGTCAACGACAACTGGAACGAGTCGATCAAGGCCATCCGGCTCGACATCGACCAGGACAAGGCCCGCGCGCTGGGCGTCACCAGCCAGTCGATCGCGCAGGGCTCCAAGGCGGTGTTCTCGGGTGCCACCGTGGGCCAGTACCGCGAAGGCGACAAGCTGGTCGACATCGTGCTGCGCCAGCCGGCCGACGAGCGCAACGCCATCACCGACCTGGGCAATGCCTATGTGCCCACGGCCAGCGGCAAGGCCGTGCCGCTGACCCAGGTGGCGCAGATCGGCTTCGCCTTCGAGCCCGGCGTGATGTGGCGCGAGAACCGCCGCTACGCCATCACCGTGCAGGGCGACGTGATCGAGGGCGTGCAGGGCCCCACGGTCACCAAGGTGGTGTGGCCGCAGCTGGCCGAGCTGCGCAAGCAGATGCCGCCCGAGTACGAGGTGCGCATCGCCGGCACGCAAGAAGAAAGCAGCAAGGGCCAGGGTTCCATCGCCGCCGGCCTGCCGGTGATGCTGTTCATCATCTTCACGCTGCTGATGCTGCAGCTGCACAGCTTCTCGCGCGCCATGCTGGTGTTCCTGACCGGACCGCTGGGCATTGCCGGCGTGGCCGGCGCGCTGATGCTGTTCGACCGGCCCTTCGGCTTTGTGGCGCTGCTGGGCGTGATCGCGCTCAGCGGCATGATCATGCGCAACTCGGTGATCCTGATCGACCAGATCGAGCACGACCGTGCCCGCGGCGTGCCGGCCTGGCATGCCGTGGTCGAGGCCGCGGTGCGGCGCTTCCGGCCCATCGTGCTGACGGCCGCGGCCGCGGTGCTGGCCATGATCCCGCTCACCCGCAGCGTGTTCTGGGGGCCGATGGCGGTGGCCATCATGGGCGGCCTGATCGTCGCCACGGCGCTCACGCTGCTGGCCTTGCCGGCCATGTATGCGGCCTGGTTCCGGGTGCGGCAGCCGGTGCCCGGCCATGCGCCGGTATCCGCTGCGCTGCCGCCCGGCTAG
- a CDS encoding efflux RND transporter periplasmic adaptor subunit, whose translation MLLALVTLPLLWACSPPPPADAPLRAVRTMTVQPGQAGLTHDYAAEIRARTESRLGFQVGGKLVERMVNLGDQVAAGRALARIDTRDLALGQQAARASVQAAQVQVDLNQADYQRYKELRDKGFISGAELERRETTLKASRAALEQARAQAGVQDNQAGYAVLTAGAAGVVTSVDAEPGAVLAAGTSVLRLAHDGPRDAVFSVPEDRVDSVRALLGKAGALALKPWGAADKPLPATVREVSAAADPATRTFLVKADIGSAALRLGQTATVAIAAPLGSAVIKLPLQALFERGGKPMVWRVDRASMVVQARPVTVAGAEGNLVLIGQGLAAGESVVTAGVHTLNEGQKVRWYQEPAAAAAPATAHAIAAASAPAASVAASGTR comes from the coding sequence TTGCTGCTCGCCCTTGTCACCCTGCCGCTGTTGTGGGCCTGCAGCCCGCCGCCGCCGGCCGACGCCCCGCTGCGCGCGGTGCGCACCATGACCGTGCAGCCGGGTCAGGCCGGGCTGACGCACGACTACGCGGCCGAGATCCGCGCGCGCACCGAGTCGCGGCTGGGCTTCCAGGTGGGTGGCAAGCTGGTCGAGCGCATGGTCAACCTGGGCGACCAGGTGGCCGCCGGCCGCGCGCTGGCGCGCATCGACACCCGTGACCTGGCACTGGGCCAGCAGGCCGCCAGGGCCTCGGTGCAGGCGGCCCAGGTGCAGGTGGACCTGAACCAGGCCGACTACCAGCGCTACAAGGAGCTGCGCGACAAGGGCTTCATCAGCGGTGCCGAGCTCGAGCGCCGCGAAACCACGCTGAAGGCCAGCCGCGCCGCGCTGGAGCAGGCGCGCGCCCAGGCCGGCGTGCAGGACAACCAGGCCGGCTACGCCGTGCTGACGGCCGGCGCCGCCGGCGTGGTCACCAGCGTGGATGCCGAACCCGGCGCCGTGCTGGCCGCCGGCACCAGCGTGCTGCGGCTGGCCCACGACGGGCCGCGCGACGCGGTGTTCAGCGTGCCCGAAGACCGCGTGGACAGCGTGCGTGCGCTGCTGGGCAAGGCCGGCGCGCTGGCGCTCAAGCCCTGGGGGGCGGCCGACAAGCCGCTGCCGGCCACGGTGCGCGAGGTGTCGGCGGCGGCCGATCCGGCCACGCGCACCTTTCTGGTCAAGGCCGACATCGGCAGCGCCGCGCTGCGCCTGGGCCAGACGGCCACGGTGGCGATTGCCGCGCCGCTGGGCAGCGCGGTGATCAAGCTGCCGCTGCAGGCCTTGTTCGAGCGCGGCGGCAAGCCGATGGTCTGGCGCGTCGACCGCGCCAGCATGGTGGTGCAGGCCCGCCCGGTGACGGTGGCCGGCGCCGAGGGCAACCTGGTGCTCATCGGCCAGGGTCTGGCGGCCGGAGAGTCGGTGGTCACGGCCGGCGTGCACACGCTCAACGAGGGCCAGAAGGTGCGCTGGTACCAGGAGCCCGCGGCCGCCGCAGCCCCGGCCACCGCCCATGCGATTGCCGCAGCTTCGGCACCCGCGGCATCCGTGGCCGCCTCGGGCACCCGCTGA
- the hpnC gene encoding squalene synthase HpnC, with protein MSVNHYENFPVASWLCPPAMRGAVVAIYHFARSADDMADEGDAPAAQRRSELARYRAALHRAALGTTQAADWPAVFNPLAEAMARHRLPLAPLNDLLSAFERDTHNPRYPDRTALLDYCRHSANPVGRLMLHLAGVHDARSLAQSDAICTALQLINFWQDPSRDLPRGRHYVPEADAQRHGLRLDDLAQLAAAGRHTPQSQALWRELCTWAGTLMHQGAPLALRVPGRLGWELRLVVQGGLRILEKIEAMQFRCLNQRPVLGPLDGPLLLWRAWRMQATPPAAGVTAR; from the coding sequence GTGAGCGTCAATCATTACGAAAACTTTCCGGTCGCCAGCTGGCTGTGCCCGCCGGCCATGCGCGGCGCGGTGGTGGCCATCTACCACTTCGCGCGCAGCGCCGATGACATGGCCGACGAGGGCGATGCCCCGGCCGCCCAGCGCCGCAGCGAGCTGGCCCGCTACCGCGCAGCCCTGCACCGGGCCGCGCTGGGCACCACCCAGGCCGCCGACTGGCCGGCGGTGTTCAACCCGCTGGCCGAGGCCATGGCCCGCCACCGGCTGCCGCTGGCTCCGCTGAACGACCTGCTCAGCGCCTTCGAGCGCGACACCCACAACCCGCGCTACCCCGACCGCACCGCCCTGCTCGACTACTGCCGCCATTCGGCCAACCCGGTGGGCCGGCTGATGCTGCACCTGGCCGGCGTGCACGACGCGCGCTCGCTGGCGCAATCGGACGCCATCTGCACCGCGCTGCAGCTGATCAACTTCTGGCAAGACCCCAGCCGCGACCTGCCGCGCGGCCGCCACTACGTGCCCGAGGCCGATGCGCAGCGCCACGGCCTGCGCCTGGACGACCTGGCCCAGCTGGCCGCGGCCGGCCGCCACACGCCGCAAAGCCAGGCCTTGTGGCGCGAGCTGTGCACCTGGGCCGGCACGCTGATGCACCAGGGCGCGCCGCTGGCGCTGCGCGTGCCGGGCCGCCTGGGTTGGGAATTGCGGCTCGTGGTGCAGGGCGGGCTGCGCATCCTGGAGAAAATCGAGGCCATGCAGTTTCGTTGCCTGAACCAGCGTCCGGTGCTGGGCCCGCTGGATGGCCCGCTGCTGCTGTGGCGCGCCTGGCGCATGCAGGCCACGCCGCCCGCCGCGGGAGTGACCGCCCGGTGA
- the hpnD gene encoding presqualene diphosphate synthase HpnD produces MNTPATTTPQQYVQDKAAASGSSFYYAFLFLPPPRRAAITAFYAFCREVDDVVDEVSDPGVAATKLAWWRQEVARAFAGQPSHPVMQALMPLVAGYDIRAEHLNAVIEGCEMDLTQTRYLDFAGLRRYCHLVAGVVGEVAARIFGHTEAVTIEYAHRLGLALQLTNIIRDVGDDARRGRIYLPMSELQQFDVKAHELLKRDSPWGYSERFTALMRFQAERAHRCYDDALALLPAADRQAQKPGLMMANIYRTLLREIEADQFQVLHQRTSLTPLRKLWIAMLTHWRGR; encoded by the coding sequence GTGAACACGCCCGCCACCACCACGCCGCAGCAGTATGTGCAGGACAAGGCCGCCGCCAGCGGCTCGTCGTTCTACTACGCGTTCTTGTTCCTGCCACCGCCGCGCCGCGCCGCGATCACCGCCTTCTACGCCTTCTGCCGTGAGGTGGATGACGTGGTCGACGAGGTCAGCGACCCCGGCGTGGCCGCCACCAAGCTGGCCTGGTGGCGCCAGGAGGTGGCGCGGGCCTTTGCCGGCCAGCCCAGCCACCCGGTGATGCAGGCGCTGATGCCGCTGGTGGCCGGCTACGACATCCGCGCCGAACACCTGAACGCGGTGATCGAGGGCTGCGAGATGGACCTCACCCAGACCCGCTACCTCGACTTTGCCGGCCTGCGCCGCTACTGCCACCTGGTGGCCGGCGTGGTGGGCGAGGTGGCCGCGCGCATCTTCGGCCACACCGAAGCGGTGACCATCGAGTACGCGCACCGCCTGGGCCTGGCGCTGCAGCTCACCAACATCATCCGCGACGTCGGCGACGATGCTCGCCGCGGCCGCATCTACCTGCCGATGAGCGAGCTGCAGCAGTTCGACGTCAAGGCGCACGAGCTGCTCAAGCGCGATTCGCCCTGGGGCTACAGCGAGCGGTTCACCGCGCTGATGCGCTTTCAGGCCGAGCGCGCCCACCGCTGCTACGACGACGCGCTGGCCCTGCTGCCGGCTGCCGACCGCCAGGCGCAGAAACCGGGCCTGATGATGGCCAACATCTACCGCACCCTGCTGCGCGAGATCGAGGCCGACCAGTTCCAGGTGCTGCACCAGCGCACCTCGCTGACCCCGCTGCGCAAGCTGTGGATCGCGATGCTCACGCACTGGCGTGGCCGCTGA
- the hpnE gene encoding hydroxysqualene dehydroxylase HpnE, translating into MPAPKRRPPCRRVAVVGAGWAGLAAAVEARTRGAQVTLYEMAPAAGGRARSAAGAAAQAGTTPRDNGQHILIGAYTDTLALMRRVGADPERLLWRGPLALCTPDGHGLRLPAGAPVPAFVRGVLAARGWPLAARLALLRAAGGWLLRGFRCAPGTSVSALCRGLPASIQHDLIEPLCVAALNTPMAQASATVFLRVLRDALFSGPGGADLLLPRAPLSALLPTPALAWLQAQGATLHLGRRVQALAADGAGWQVDGEAFDGVVLACNSTEAARLCATLAPPWSAAAAALPHEPIITVWLHQAGLQLPQPMLALAADAQAPAQFVFDLGALGLAPGEFAFVVSGAAPWVAHGLSATGAAVLAQARLAFPGAFSGPQAQVQRAIAAERRATFACTPGLQRPPAAVAPGLVAAGDYVQGPYPATLEAAVRAGLAAARQLC; encoded by the coding sequence GTGCCTGCGCCAAAACGCCGGCCGCCCTGCCGCCGCGTGGCCGTGGTGGGCGCCGGCTGGGCCGGCCTGGCTGCCGCGGTAGAAGCCCGCACACGCGGCGCGCAGGTCACGCTGTACGAGATGGCCCCGGCCGCCGGTGGCCGCGCGCGCAGTGCGGCCGGCGCCGCAGCGCAGGCCGGCACCACCCCGCGCGACAACGGCCAGCACATCCTGATCGGCGCCTACACCGACACCCTGGCGCTGATGCGCCGGGTGGGTGCCGACCCCGAGCGCCTGCTGTGGCGCGGCCCGCTGGCGCTGTGCACGCCCGACGGGCACGGCCTGCGCCTGCCGGCCGGCGCGCCGGTGCCGGCCTTTGTGCGCGGCGTGCTGGCCGCGCGCGGCTGGCCGCTGGCCGCACGCCTGGCCCTGCTGCGCGCCGCCGGCGGCTGGCTGCTGCGCGGCTTTCGCTGCGCGCCGGGCACCAGCGTGTCGGCGCTGTGCCGCGGCCTGCCGGCCAGCATCCAGCACGACCTGATCGAGCCGCTGTGCGTGGCCGCGCTGAACACGCCAATGGCCCAGGCCAGCGCCACGGTGTTCTTGCGCGTGCTGCGCGACGCGCTGTTCTCGGGGCCCGGCGGGGCCGATCTGCTGCTGCCGCGCGCGCCCTTGTCGGCCCTGTTGCCCACGCCGGCGCTGGCCTGGCTGCAGGCCCAGGGCGCCACGCTGCACCTGGGCCGGCGCGTGCAGGCGCTGGCGGCCGATGGCGCCGGCTGGCAGGTGGACGGCGAGGCCTTTGATGGCGTGGTGCTGGCCTGCAACAGCACCGAGGCGGCCCGCCTGTGCGCCACGCTGGCGCCACCGTGGTCGGCCGCCGCCGCGGCGCTGCCGCATGAGCCGATCATCACCGTGTGGCTGCACCAGGCCGGCCTGCAATTGCCGCAGCCGATGCTGGCGCTGGCCGCCGATGCCCAGGCGCCGGCGCAGTTCGTGTTCGATCTGGGCGCGCTGGGGCTGGCGCCCGGCGAGTTCGCCTTTGTCGTCAGTGGCGCCGCGCCGTGGGTGGCGCACGGCCTGTCGGCCACCGGCGCGGCCGTGCTGGCCCAGGCGCGCCTGGCCTTCCCCGGGGCCTTCAGTGGCCCGCAGGCCCAGGTGCAGCGCGCCATCGCGGCCGAGCGGCGCGCCACCTTTGCCTGCACGCCCGGCCTGCAGCGGCCACCGGCCGCGGTGGCGCCCGGCCTGGTGGCGGCCGGCGACTATGTGCAGGGCCCCTACCCGGCCACGCTGGAAGCTGCGGTGCGCGCCGGCCTGGCAGCGGCGCGGCAGCTGTGCTGA
- a CDS encoding IclR family transcriptional regulator, with amino-acid sequence MSTKKEGQTPAIQVIERMFSLLDVLAAHQDPVSLKELSERTGLHPSTAHRILNDLAIGRYVDRPEAGSYRLGMRLLEMGNLVKARLDVRDAALAPMRELHKLTHQPVNLSVRQGDEIVYIERTYSERSGMQVVRAVGGRAPLHLTSVGKLFLAHDDPQRVRGYATRTGLAGHTRNSITEIGRLERELAQLRQTGVSRDDEELELGVRCIAAGIFDDQGRLVAGLSVSAPADRIEEGWAERVKATAAQISSALGFRG; translated from the coding sequence ATGAGCACGAAGAAAGAAGGTCAGACGCCCGCGATCCAGGTGATCGAGCGCATGTTCTCGCTGCTCGACGTGCTGGCTGCACACCAGGATCCGGTGTCGCTGAAAGAACTGAGCGAGCGCACCGGCCTGCACCCGTCCACCGCGCACCGCATCCTCAACGACCTGGCCATCGGCCGCTATGTCGACCGCCCCGAGGCCGGCAGCTACCGCCTGGGCATGCGCCTGCTCGAGATGGGCAACCTGGTGAAGGCGCGGCTCGACGTGCGCGACGCCGCGCTGGCGCCGATGCGCGAGCTGCACAAGCTCACCCACCAGCCGGTGAATCTGTCGGTGCGCCAGGGCGACGAGATCGTCTACATCGAGCGCACCTACAGCGAACGCTCGGGCATGCAGGTGGTGCGCGCGGTGGGCGGGCGCGCGCCGCTGCACCTCACATCGGTGGGCAAGCTGTTCCTGGCGCACGACGACCCGCAGCGCGTGCGCGGCTATGCCACCCGCACCGGCCTGGCCGGCCACACCCGCAACAGCATCACCGAGATCGGCCGGCTCGAGCGCGAGCTGGCGCAGCTGCGCCAGACCGGCGTCTCGCGCGACGATGAAGAGCTCGAGCTGGGCGTGCGCTGCATCGCCGCCGGCATTTTCGATGACCAGGGCCGGCTGGTGGCCGGGCTGTCGGTGTCGGCCCCGGCCGACCGCATCGAGGAGGGCTGGGCCGAGCGGGTCAAGGCCACGGCCGCGCAGATCTCGTCGGCCCTGGGCTTTCGCGGCTGA
- the pbpG gene encoding D-alanyl-D-alanine endopeptidase: MKLPLPSLLLALLVAVSVAAPASARESSRKPAAKPASSAAAKAKRSFKAEVKPEPRLRAKAAGKLAGGKGLRRAAVLGAAGVAAVAAAEPLRASFGQMQGLHANNDPLELKSSVALVIDQDTNEVLFSKNPDAVLPIASITKLMTALVVVEARQSLDEVLTVTQDDIDTEKGSRSRLAVGTQLTRREMLHLALMSSENRAANTLGRHYPGGLVAAVAAMNRRADSLGMRDTQFAEPTGLSSRNQSSAQDLAKLVREAHHVPLLREFSTSQETQVAVGKRVMQFHTTNGLVRSPNWDIGLQKTGYISEAGRCLVMQAQLAGRKLIMVLLDSAGKYSRIGDAERLRRWLDNAPIAVGGARRPVS; this comes from the coding sequence ATGAAGCTTCCCCTGCCGTCGTTGCTGCTCGCCCTTCTGGTGGCCGTTTCAGTGGCTGCGCCGGCCAGTGCGCGTGAGTCGTCGCGCAAGCCTGCCGCCAAGCCGGCCAGCAGCGCAGCGGCCAAGGCCAAGCGCTCGTTCAAGGCCGAGGTCAAGCCCGAGCCCCGGTTGCGCGCCAAGGCCGCTGGCAAGCTGGCCGGCGGCAAGGGCCTGCGCCGGGCCGCGGTGCTGGGCGCGGCGGGCGTTGCGGCGGTGGCTGCGGCCGAGCCGCTGCGCGCGTCGTTCGGCCAGATGCAGGGCCTGCATGCCAACAACGACCCGCTCGAGCTGAAGTCCAGCGTGGCCCTGGTGATCGACCAGGACACCAACGAGGTGCTGTTCAGCAAGAACCCCGACGCGGTGCTGCCGATCGCCTCGATCACCAAGCTGATGACCGCCCTGGTGGTGGTGGAAGCGCGGCAGTCGCTCGACGAGGTGCTCACCGTCACCCAGGACGACATCGACACCGAGAAGGGCAGCCGCTCGCGCCTGGCCGTGGGCACCCAGCTCACCCGCCGCGAGATGCTGCACCTGGCGCTGATGTCGTCCGAGAACCGCGCCGCCAACACGCTGGGCCGCCATTACCCGGGTGGCCTGGTGGCGGCCGTGGCCGCCATGAACCGCCGTGCCGACAGCCTGGGCATGCGCGACACCCAGTTTGCCGAGCCCACCGGGCTGTCCAGCCGCAACCAGTCGAGCGCACAGGATCTGGCCAAGCTGGTGCGCGAAGCCCACCACGTGCCGCTGCTGCGCGAGTTCTCCACCTCGCAGGAAACCCAGGTGGCCGTGGGCAAGCGCGTGATGCAGTTCCACACCACCAACGGCCTGGTGCGCAGCCCCAACTGGGACATCGGCCTGCAGAAGACCGGCTACATCTCCGAGGCCGGCCGCTGCCTGGTGATGCAGGCCCAGCTGGCCGGGCGCAAGCTGATCATGGTGCTGCTGGATTCGGCCGGCAAGTACTCGCGCATCGGCGATGCCGAGCGCCTGCGCCGCTGGCTCGACAACGCGCCCATTGCGGTGGGTGGCGCGCGCCGGCCGGTGTCCTGA
- a CDS encoding 2-isopropylmalate synthase yields the protein MSDQLIIFDTTLRDGEQSPGASMTKDEKLRIARQLERLRVDVIEAGFAASSNGDFEAVKAIASHIKDSTVCSLARANDRDIGRAAEALQGAARSRIHTFIATSELHMEKKLRMTRDQVFEQARLAVRFARNLCGDVEFSPEDGYRSDPDFLCRVLEAVIAEGATTINVPDTVGYAVPELYGNFIKTLRERVPNSDKAIWSVHCHNDLGMAVANSLAGVKIGGARQIECTINGLGERAGNTSLEEVVMAVKTRRDYFGLSVGIDTAQIVPASRMVSQTTGFVVQPNKAVVGANAFAHASGIHQDGVLKARDTYEIMRAEDVGWSANKIVLGKLSGRNAFKQRLQELGIELESESETNAAFARFKDLADRKAEIFDEDILALVGDESVTREQEHYRLVSLQQSSETGERPQASVVFAAGEVEQRASSDGNGPVDASLKAIESRVQSGAEMLLYSVNAITSGSTESQGEVTVRLQLGGRVVNGVGADPDIVVASAKAYLAALNKLHANTDRVAAQG from the coding sequence ATGTCCGACCAACTCATCATCTTCGACACCACCTTGCGCGATGGCGAGCAGTCGCCCGGCGCCTCGATGACCAAGGACGAGAAGCTGCGCATCGCGCGCCAGCTCGAGCGCCTGCGCGTCGATGTGATCGAGGCTGGCTTTGCCGCCTCGAGCAACGGCGACTTCGAGGCCGTCAAGGCGATTGCCAGCCACATCAAGGACAGCACCGTGTGCTCGCTGGCGCGCGCCAATGACCGCGACATCGGCCGCGCCGCCGAGGCGCTGCAGGGGGCCGCGCGCTCGCGCATCCACACCTTCATCGCCACCAGTGAACTGCACATGGAGAAAAAGCTGCGCATGACGCGCGACCAGGTCTTCGAGCAGGCCAGGCTGGCGGTGCGCTTTGCCCGCAACCTGTGCGGCGATGTCGAGTTCAGCCCCGAAGACGGCTACCGCAGCGACCCCGACTTTCTGTGCCGGGTGCTCGAGGCGGTGATTGCCGAGGGCGCCACCACCATCAACGTGCCCGACACCGTGGGCTACGCGGTGCCCGAGCTGTACGGCAACTTCATCAAGACGCTGCGCGAGCGCGTGCCCAACAGCGACAAGGCGATCTGGAGCGTGCACTGCCACAACGACCTGGGCATGGCGGTGGCCAACTCGCTGGCCGGGGTGAAGATCGGCGGCGCACGCCAGATTGAATGCACCATCAACGGCCTGGGCGAGCGGGCCGGCAACACCAGCCTCGAAGAAGTGGTGATGGCGGTGAAGACCCGGCGCGACTACTTCGGCCTGAGCGTGGGCATCGACACCGCGCAGATCGTGCCGGCCAGCCGCATGGTGAGCCAGACCACGGGCTTCGTGGTGCAGCCCAACAAGGCCGTGGTGGGCGCCAATGCCTTTGCCCATGCCTCGGGCATCCACCAGGACGGCGTGCTGAAGGCGCGCGACACCTACGAGATCATGCGCGCCGAAGACGTGGGCTGGAGCGCCAACAAGATCGTGCTGGGCAAGCTGAGCGGCCGCAACGCGTTCAAGCAGCGCTTGCAGGAGCTGGGCATCGAGCTCGAAAGCGAGAGCGAGACCAATGCCGCCTTCGCCCGATTCAAGGATCTGGCCGACCGCAAGGCCGAGATCTTTGACGAGGACATCCTGGCGCTGGTGGGCGACGAAAGCGTCACCCGCGAGCAGGAGCACTACCGCCTGGTGTCGCTGCAGCAAAGCTCCGAGACCGGCGAGCGGCCGCAGGCCAGCGTGGTGTTTGCGGCCGGTGAGGTGGAGCAGCGCGCCAGCAGCGACGGCAACGGCCCGGTGGACGCCAGCCTGAAGGCGATTGAAAGCCGCGTGCAGAGTGGCGCCGAAATGCTGCTCTATTCGGTCAATGCGATCACCAGCGGCTCGACAGAATCGCAGGGCGAAGTGACCGTGCGCCTGCAACTGGGTGGTCGCGTGGTCAACGGCGTGGGGGCCGATCCCGACATCGTGGTCGCGTCGGCCAAGGCCTATCTGGCGGCCCTGAACAAGCTGCATGCCAACACCGACCGGGTGGCCGCGCAAGGTTGA